In the genome of Streptomyces sp. V2I9, one region contains:
- a CDS encoding cytochrome P450, whose translation MTTPPTPPPGCPAHGSGRRIPLDTPEFAADPHAYYRYMRQFGPTTPVTIAPGVDATLVTDYSAALDLLQNPSVFRKDSRRWRALSEGMISPDSPVLPLLAYRPNCMFTDGAEHLRLRQAITESFARVSNSRLSRIVNQAARFLINQFSARGSADLLRDYSQQLPLYVFNELFGCPAEIGDRVLFGIAGMFDGINAEQASQVLLQAVGELVALKRARPGEDITSYLMQHPAQLTDEELAHTLVLLLGAGGEPEGNLICNGFYTMLTNEEYARNGQFDKALDDTLWRNAPMFNYAPHYPVVDADVAGDPVRAGDLVLVSFGAANAALADQGADTRGHLAWSAGPHACPSKEPARLIALTGMEALFNALPDVELAVPADSLVWRPGPFNRALASLPVRFAAVTPRPAAQPQPTPAARNDQAHLPGAPRPAASPSTDGKPGRWSGFMRWLTGQ comes from the coding sequence ATGACAACGCCCCCCACCCCACCGCCCGGCTGCCCCGCACACGGCAGCGGTCGGCGCATACCCCTGGACACCCCGGAGTTCGCCGCCGACCCGCACGCGTACTACCGCTACATGCGCCAGTTCGGCCCGACGACGCCCGTCACCATCGCGCCCGGAGTGGACGCGACCCTGGTGACGGACTACAGCGCCGCTCTCGACCTGCTGCAGAACCCGTCGGTCTTCCGCAAGGACTCCCGCCGGTGGCGTGCGTTGAGCGAAGGAATGATCAGCCCGGACAGTCCGGTCCTGCCGTTGCTGGCCTACCGGCCCAATTGCATGTTCACCGACGGTGCCGAGCATCTGCGGCTGCGTCAGGCGATCACCGAGTCCTTCGCCCGCGTCAGCAACAGCCGCCTGAGCCGGATCGTCAACCAAGCCGCCCGGTTCCTCATCAACCAGTTCAGCGCCCGCGGCTCGGCCGACCTGCTCAGGGACTACTCCCAGCAGCTCCCCCTGTACGTCTTCAACGAGCTCTTCGGCTGTCCGGCGGAGATCGGTGACCGGGTGCTCTTCGGCATCGCCGGCATGTTCGACGGGATCAACGCCGAACAGGCGAGCCAGGTCCTGCTCCAGGCGGTCGGCGAACTGGTGGCGTTGAAGCGGGCCCGGCCGGGCGAGGACATCACGTCCTATCTGATGCAGCATCCGGCGCAGCTGACCGACGAGGAGCTGGCGCACACCCTGGTGCTGCTGCTCGGCGCGGGCGGCGAGCCGGAGGGCAACCTGATCTGCAACGGCTTCTACACGATGCTGACCAATGAGGAGTACGCGCGCAACGGGCAGTTCGACAAGGCCCTCGACGACACCCTGTGGCGCAACGCGCCGATGTTCAACTACGCGCCGCACTACCCGGTCGTGGACGCGGACGTGGCCGGCGACCCGGTGCGCGCCGGTGACCTGGTCCTGGTTTCCTTCGGCGCCGCCAACGCGGCACTGGCCGACCAGGGGGCGGACACCCGCGGGCACCTCGCCTGGAGCGCCGGACCGCACGCCTGCCCGTCGAAGGAGCCGGCCCGGCTCATCGCCCTGACCGGTATGGAGGCTCTGTTCAACGCGCTGCCCGATGTCGAACTCGCGGTCCCCGCGGACAGCCTCGTCTGGCGGCCCGGCCCGTTCAACCGGGCCCTGGCCTCCCTGCCCGTCCGCTTCGCGGCGGTCACCCCGCGTCCAGCGGCCCAGCCGCAGCCGACGCCCGCCGCACGGAACGACCAGGCGCACCTGCCCGGCGCGCCCCGGCCCGCCGCCTCGCCGTCCACCGACGGCAAGCCGGGGCGCTGGAGCGGCTTCATGCGGTGGCTGACGGGCCAGTAG
- a CDS encoding tryptophan dimethylallyltransferase family protein, translating to MTTLQEPGISSVEHAGATLGDHVRGQLLRLGATVGLSETDTALYGQVLLDSLAGVARRPLSLPPASPSFLSDDHTPVEFSLACTSDGAPGLRVLVEPGWAHGAMDDSARAGLTALRAMAARWNFPTDPLDALQDLFFPAAAEGPLALWYALDLRAGRAPGVKVYVNPSAAGPEHAARTVEEALRRLGYGNAFAELPSGAGYPFLALDLGAWKSPRTKVYVRHPRMSAHEAAALSRPSGASAADIRYFFQVAGGAPLPTAQGADGTPRLLRRPALTCHSFTEGASEPSGFTLHIPVRDYVRDDGEALARATALMNRFGMDPAVLRRSLHALTRRQLADGVGLIAYLALVYERGRQPRITAYLSSEAYAVRPPQEQFARPGPVPAPASPYDAWNAGYRAAGQVSPYTAQKEDTWSRTASKS from the coding sequence ATGACCACCTTGCAGGAACCCGGCATATCGAGCGTCGAACACGCTGGAGCGACGCTCGGCGACCACGTGCGGGGCCAACTGCTGCGGCTCGGAGCCACGGTGGGGCTGAGCGAGACGGACACCGCGCTGTACGGACAGGTCCTGCTCGACTCGCTCGCGGGCGTCGCCCGACGGCCCCTGTCCCTGCCTCCGGCGTCGCCCAGCTTCCTGTCGGACGACCACACCCCCGTCGAGTTCTCCCTCGCCTGCACGTCGGACGGGGCTCCGGGGCTGCGTGTGCTCGTGGAGCCCGGTTGGGCCCACGGCGCCATGGACGACAGTGCTCGCGCCGGACTCACGGCGCTCCGCGCGATGGCCGCGCGGTGGAATTTCCCGACCGACCCGCTCGACGCCCTTCAGGACCTGTTCTTCCCTGCCGCGGCCGAGGGACCGCTGGCCCTGTGGTACGCGCTCGATCTCCGGGCGGGGAGGGCTCCCGGCGTCAAGGTCTATGTGAACCCCTCCGCCGCCGGACCCGAGCACGCCGCACGCACCGTCGAAGAGGCACTGCGCCGGCTCGGCTACGGCAACGCCTTCGCCGAGCTTCCCTCAGGGGCGGGGTACCCGTTCCTCGCGCTGGACCTGGGCGCCTGGAAGTCGCCCCGTACCAAGGTGTACGTGAGGCACCCCCGCATGTCGGCCCACGAGGCCGCCGCGCTGAGCCGTCCCTCCGGAGCCTCGGCCGCCGACATCCGGTACTTCTTCCAGGTGGCCGGGGGCGCCCCCCTGCCGACCGCGCAGGGTGCGGACGGCACGCCGAGGCTGCTGCGGCGGCCCGCGCTCACCTGCCACTCCTTCACCGAAGGAGCGAGCGAACCGAGCGGCTTCACGCTCCACATCCCGGTACGCGACTACGTCCGCGACGACGGGGAGGCGCTCGCACGGGCCACCGCCCTGATGAATCGTTTCGGCATGGACCCGGCGGTCCTGAGGCGGAGCCTGCACGCCCTCACGCGGCGACAGCTCGCCGACGGCGTGGGACTGATCGCCTATCTCGCGCTCGTGTACGAGCGCGGCCGACAGCCCCGGATCACCGCCTACCTGTCCTCCGAGGCCTACGCCGTCCGGCCCCCGCAGGAGCAGTTCGCCCGGCCCGGCCCGGTACCCGCACCCGCATCACCGTACGACGCATGGAACGCCGGGTACCGGGCCGCAGGCCAGGTCAGCCCGTACACCGCACAGAAGGAAGACACGTGGAGCCGTACCGCATCAAAGTCGTAG
- a CDS encoding tryptophanase: protein MEPYRIKVVEPIAFTTRAEREAALERVAYNPFDLRADEVTIDLLSDSGTGAISADQLAAGMRGDESYAGSRSYYRWHEVVSALTGYPHILPAHQGRAAERILFSALLRPGTSVLSNTHFDTTRANVELTGCHAYDLPCAEAKDLDSDYPFKGNIDLVALEHALENADRTPVAAVVMTITNNGGGGQPVSMENLRRTAELCRRHGVPMILDAARFAENAWLVTQREPGYADHTPRQVAEEAFRLADGCVVSAKKDGIVHIGGFIGLKDPELAERCGGLLIATEGFTTYGGLAGRDLEMMARGLLEVTEPSYLAERADIAAYLAARIREAGVDIVEPSGLHALYVNAGRLLPHIPPHQYPGTALVCELYLRGGIRSAELGSLYLGEEDEQGNPVRTAPYELVRLALPRRVYTRSHYDHVAATLADIAKDPGSVSGYRVTGQSPILRHFSIKLEPVRSGG from the coding sequence GTGGAGCCGTACCGCATCAAAGTCGTAGAACCGATCGCCTTCACCACGCGGGCGGAACGCGAGGCCGCGCTGGAGCGGGTCGCCTACAACCCCTTCGACCTGCGCGCCGACGAAGTCACCATCGACCTGCTGAGCGACTCCGGGACCGGCGCCATCTCCGCCGACCAGCTCGCCGCGGGGATGCGGGGCGACGAGTCCTACGCCGGCAGCCGCAGCTACTACCGCTGGCACGAGGTCGTCTCCGCGCTCACCGGCTACCCCCACATCCTGCCCGCACACCAGGGCCGCGCCGCCGAGCGCATCCTGTTCTCCGCGCTTCTCAGGCCGGGCACGAGCGTGCTGTCCAACACGCACTTCGACACCACTCGCGCCAACGTCGAACTGACCGGCTGCCACGCCTACGACCTGCCCTGCGCCGAGGCGAAGGACCTCGACAGCGACTATCCGTTCAAGGGCAACATCGACCTGGTCGCCCTCGAACACGCGCTGGAGAACGCGGACCGCACGCCGGTGGCGGCCGTCGTGATGACCATCACCAACAACGGTGGCGGCGGCCAGCCGGTCTCGATGGAGAACCTGCGCCGGACCGCCGAACTGTGCCGCCGTCACGGCGTCCCCATGATCCTGGACGCGGCCCGGTTCGCGGAGAACGCCTGGCTGGTGACCCAGCGGGAACCCGGCTACGCCGACCACACCCCGCGCCAGGTCGCCGAGGAGGCGTTCCGGCTCGCGGACGGCTGCGTCGTGAGCGCGAAGAAGGACGGCATCGTCCACATCGGCGGCTTCATCGGCCTGAAGGACCCGGAGCTCGCCGAGCGGTGCGGCGGCCTCCTCATCGCCACCGAGGGGTTCACCACCTACGGCGGCCTGGCGGGCCGCGACCTCGAGATGATGGCCCGCGGGCTCCTGGAGGTCACCGAACCGTCCTACCTCGCCGAGCGCGCCGACATCGCCGCCTACCTCGCCGCACGCATCCGCGAGGCCGGGGTCGACATCGTGGAGCCCTCGGGCCTGCACGCCCTCTACGTCAACGCGGGGCGTCTGCTGCCCCACATCCCTCCGCACCAGTACCCCGGCACCGCGCTGGTCTGCGAACTCTATCTCCGCGGAGGCATCCGCTCGGCGGAGCTGGGCTCGCTGTACCTCGGCGAGGAGGACGAGCAGGGCAACCCCGTCAGGACGGCGCCGTACGAACTCGTGCGGCTGGCGCTGCCCCGGCGGGTCTACACCCGGAGCCACTACGACCACGTCGCCGCCACCCTGGCGGACATAGCCAAGGACCCCGGGTCGGTGAGCGGCTACCGCGTCACCGGCCAGTCGCCGATCCTCCGTCACTTCAGCATCAAGCTGGAGCCGGTGCGGTCCGGCGGCTGA
- a CDS encoding PPOX class F420-dependent oxidoreductase, which translates to MTLQDFARSEYVSLTTYRKNGTPVATPVWAAADDGVLYVWTRSDSWKVKRLRRNGKVTVTVCDVRGRIAEGAPSAEGTAKLLDADGTRAVRKLLARKYTWKFWLVDLPATIVRLGKRPHTGIAITF; encoded by the coding sequence GTGACCCTCCAGGACTTCGCGCGCAGCGAATACGTCAGCCTCACCACGTACCGGAAGAACGGCACCCCGGTCGCCACTCCCGTCTGGGCCGCTGCCGACGACGGCGTGCTGTACGTCTGGACCCGCTCCGACTCGTGGAAGGTCAAGCGGCTGCGCCGCAACGGCAAGGTCACCGTCACCGTCTGCGACGTACGCGGCAGGATCGCCGAAGGGGCTCCCAGCGCGGAGGGCACGGCGAAACTCCTCGACGCGGACGGCACCCGCGCGGTGCGCAAGCTGCTGGCCCGCAAGTACACCTGGAAGTTCTGGCTCGTCGACCTGCCCGCCACGATCGTCCGGCTCGGCAAGCGCCCGCACACCGGGATCGCCATCACCTTCTGA
- a CDS encoding nitrilase-related carbon-nitrogen hydrolase has product MSHVVRAALVQATWTGDTESMIAKHEEHAREAARQGAKIIGFQEVFNAPYFCQVQEPEHYRWAEPVPDGPTVRRMQDLARETGMVIVVPVFEIERSGFYYNTAAVIDADGSYLGKYRKHHIPQVKGFWEKYYFKPGNAGWPVFDTAVGKVGVYICYDRHFPEGWRQLGLGGAQLVYNPSATSRGLSSHLWQLEQPASAVANEYFVAAINRVGREEYGDNDFYGTSYFVDPRGQFVGEVAGDKEEELLVRDLDFDLIEEVRTQWAFYRDRRPDAYEGLVEP; this is encoded by the coding sequence ATGTCCCACGTCGTACGCGCCGCACTCGTCCAGGCCACCTGGACCGGCGACACCGAGTCGATGATCGCCAAGCACGAGGAGCACGCGCGCGAGGCCGCCCGGCAGGGCGCGAAGATCATCGGCTTCCAGGAAGTGTTCAACGCCCCCTACTTCTGCCAGGTGCAGGAGCCGGAGCACTACCGCTGGGCCGAGCCGGTCCCCGACGGGCCGACCGTCCGGCGCATGCAGGACCTGGCCCGCGAGACCGGCATGGTGATCGTCGTCCCGGTCTTCGAGATCGAGCGGTCCGGCTTCTACTACAACACCGCCGCCGTGATCGACGCCGACGGCTCCTACCTCGGCAAGTACCGCAAGCACCACATCCCGCAGGTCAAGGGGTTCTGGGAGAAGTACTACTTCAAGCCCGGCAACGCGGGCTGGCCGGTCTTCGACACGGCGGTCGGCAAGGTCGGCGTCTACATCTGCTACGACCGGCACTTCCCCGAAGGGTGGCGGCAACTCGGTCTCGGAGGGGCCCAGTTGGTCTACAACCCCTCGGCCACCTCGCGTGGACTCTCCAGCCACCTCTGGCAGTTGGAACAGCCGGCGTCCGCCGTGGCCAACGAGTACTTCGTCGCGGCGATCAACCGCGTCGGCCGGGAGGAGTACGGCGACAACGACTTCTACGGCACCAGCTACTTCGTCGACCCCCGCGGCCAGTTCGTCGGCGAGGTCGCCGGCGACAAGGAGGAGGAACTCCTCGTCCGGGACCTGGACTTCGACCTGATCGAGGAGGTCCGCACCCAGTGGGCCTTCTACCGGGACCGACGGCCCGACGCCTACGAGGGGCTGGTGGAGCCGTGA